The Leucobacter viscericola genome includes a window with the following:
- a CDS encoding MmcQ/YjbR family DNA-binding protein, which translates to MTQPSFALNSYEGLDACLLSYGRAEASYPFGPGARVYKVVGKMFALIGEPEREDETLSLTLKGPVLQNELLVRDFAAIRPGYHMNKQHWITITIDGSVADSLLEELIAESYELVFRPLPRAVRDAHES; encoded by the coding sequence ATGACTCAGCCCAGTTTCGCGCTCAACTCATATGAGGGCCTCGACGCCTGCCTGCTGAGTTACGGCCGGGCCGAGGCGAGTTATCCCTTTGGTCCGGGCGCGCGCGTGTACAAGGTCGTCGGGAAAATGTTTGCGCTGATCGGTGAGCCCGAGCGCGAAGACGAAACGTTATCGCTCACGCTCAAGGGGCCGGTGCTGCAGAACGAACTGCTCGTGCGAGACTTCGCGGCGATCCGGCCCGGTTACCACATGAATAAACAGCACTGGATCACGATCACCATTGACGGCTCGGTCGCAGACAGCCTGCTTGAAGAACTGATCGCTGAGTCATACGAGCTCGTGTTTCGGCCGCTGCCGCGTGCTGTGCGGGATGCGCACGAGAGCTAA
- a CDS encoding IclR family transcriptional regulator, whose protein sequence is MSDVKVPAADQTLRILSLLARSRGPLPASIIATQLELPRSTVYHLLATLQEHGYVMHLLEEKRFGLGIAAVELSSAYARQEPLARIGRPLLAQLVDRVRCSGHLAVPHGRDVLYVLEERAPGSPSLVTDVDVRLPMQATASGRAILAALPKAQARALFPNKEAFVHRLASSDSIDRYSRLRSVLDETQTRGFSLERGSVSEGFASVGVPVLDHRGWPVAAIAVTFLEDAVAEEQLPELAAAVRGTAEALSSRIHGKGV, encoded by the coding sequence ATGAGTGACGTGAAAGTACCCGCTGCGGATCAGACGCTGCGGATACTGAGCTTGCTCGCTCGTTCGCGGGGCCCGCTTCCCGCGTCCATTATTGCCACTCAGCTTGAGCTGCCGCGATCCACGGTCTACCACCTGCTCGCGACGCTGCAGGAACACGGCTACGTGATGCACCTGCTCGAAGAGAAGCGATTCGGGCTCGGGATCGCGGCCGTGGAACTCAGCTCTGCGTATGCGAGGCAGGAGCCGCTCGCGCGCATCGGTCGGCCGTTGCTCGCGCAGCTGGTGGATCGTGTCCGTTGTAGTGGGCACCTGGCCGTGCCGCACGGTCGTGACGTGTTGTATGTGCTGGAGGAGCGGGCGCCGGGCTCACCAAGCCTCGTGACGGACGTAGACGTGCGCTTGCCCATGCAGGCGACCGCGAGCGGGCGGGCGATCCTCGCCGCACTTCCGAAGGCTCAGGCCCGTGCGCTGTTTCCGAACAAAGAAGCGTTTGTGCACCGCCTGGCGAGCTCCGACAGCATCGACCGTTACTCCCGACTGCGTTCGGTGCTTGACGAGACCCAGACCCGAGGCTTTTCGCTGGAGCGCGGCTCAGTGTCTGAGGGGTTCGCTTCCGTTGGGGTGCCCGTGCTCGATCATCGAGGGTGGCCCGTTGCCGCGATCGCGGTGACGTTTCTTGAGGATGCTGTGGCAGAGGAGCAGCTGCCCGAGCTCGCCGCGGCCGTGCGGGGAACTGCCGAGGCGCTGTCGTCGCGGATTCATGGGAAGGGCGTTTAG
- the hutH gene encoding histidine ammonia-lyase, whose protein sequence is MEHHSQSSRSPITLGEASLTVDDVVAVARENAAVVLGSGALDRIAASQQVIADLANDTKPHYGVSTGFGALAKVQIPVEKRQQLQRSLIRSHAAGTGPEVEREVVRALMLLRLNTLASGRTGVRPIVAETYAAILNAGITPVVHEYGSLGCSGDLSPLAHCALTLLGEGEVRVSEDPHAAPIPAAEALAAAGITPVVLAEKEGLALINGTDGMLGMLCLALHDLTDLLKVADIAAAASVEGLTGTDAVFAPELQALRPHPGQAAAAANMLRVLEGSSLIQRPREGEFTRVQDAYSLRCAPQVHGAARDTVAHAERVASIELVSAIDNPVVLPDGRVESNGNFHGAPVAYVLDFLAIAVADLASISERRTDRFLDVARNHGLPPFLAADAGLDSGLMIAQYTAAGIVSELKRLAAPASVDSIPSSAMQEDHVSMGWHAARKLRRGLDGLSRVLGIELLASTRALDFRAADAELGEPGPATAALHALFRTEIAAPDTDAFLSPTITAAYEFVASGAVRETVERAVGAPLG, encoded by the coding sequence ATGGAACATCACTCACAGTCTTCGCGCTCGCCCATCACCCTGGGCGAAGCCTCGCTCACCGTTGACGACGTTGTTGCCGTTGCGCGGGAGAACGCTGCGGTTGTGCTCGGCTCTGGTGCGCTCGACCGCATCGCAGCGAGCCAGCAGGTCATCGCAGACCTCGCCAACGACACTAAGCCGCACTATGGAGTCTCGACCGGTTTCGGGGCCCTCGCCAAAGTGCAGATTCCCGTCGAGAAGCGGCAGCAACTGCAGCGCAGCCTGATTCGCTCGCACGCCGCGGGAACCGGTCCCGAGGTCGAGCGGGAGGTCGTGCGTGCACTCATGCTGCTGCGCCTCAATACCCTCGCGAGCGGCCGCACCGGCGTGCGACCCATCGTCGCAGAGACCTACGCCGCGATCCTGAACGCGGGAATTACCCCCGTTGTGCACGAGTACGGTTCACTCGGCTGCTCCGGTGATTTGAGTCCGCTCGCACACTGCGCGCTCACCCTGTTGGGAGAGGGCGAAGTGCGGGTGAGTGAGGATCCGCACGCCGCACCCATTCCCGCGGCCGAGGCGCTCGCCGCAGCCGGAATCACACCCGTGGTGCTCGCCGAGAAGGAGGGGCTCGCCCTCATCAACGGCACCGACGGCATGCTCGGCATGCTCTGTCTGGCGCTGCACGACCTGACTGACCTGCTAAAGGTGGCCGACATTGCCGCCGCCGCGAGTGTCGAAGGGCTCACCGGAACCGATGCCGTGTTTGCCCCCGAGCTACAGGCGCTGCGCCCGCACCCGGGTCAGGCCGCCGCCGCCGCAAATATGCTGCGAGTGCTCGAGGGTTCGTCGCTCATTCAGCGGCCGCGCGAGGGTGAGTTCACCCGGGTGCAGGATGCCTACTCGCTGCGCTGCGCCCCGCAGGTGCACGGTGCCGCGCGCGATACCGTGGCCCACGCCGAGCGGGTCGCCTCGATCGAGCTTGTCTCCGCTATCGACAACCCGGTGGTGCTGCCCGACGGTCGTGTCGAGTCAAACGGCAACTTCCACGGCGCCCCCGTCGCGTACGTGCTCGACTTCCTCGCGATTGCCGTTGCCGACCTCGCGAGCATCTCTGAGCGCCGCACCGACCGCTTCCTCGACGTCGCGCGCAACCACGGTCTGCCGCCCTTCCTCGCGGCCGACGCTGGCCTCGACTCCGGCCTGATGATCGCCCAGTACACCGCAGCGGGCATCGTCTCTGAACTCAAGCGCCTCGCGGCCCCCGCCTCGGTCGACTCGATCCCGTCCTCAGCCATGCAGGAGGACCACGTATCGATGGGCTGGCACGCCGCTCGCAAACTGCGTCGTGGGCTCGACGGGCTCTCGCGAGTGCTCGGGATCGAGCTGCTCGCTTCAACCCGCGCCCTCGATTTCCGCGCCGCCGACGCCGAGCTGGGCGAGCCCGGCCCAGCAACCGCTGCGCTGCACGCACTTTTCCGCACCGAGATTGCCGCGCCCGACACCGATGCCTTCCTGTCACCGACTATTACGGCTGCCTACGAGTTTGTGGCTAGCGGTGCTGTGCGCGAGACCGTCGAGCGTGCCGTTGGAGCGCCGCTGGGCTAG
- a CDS encoding agmatinase family protein, whose translation MSTDAPASASTTSPAALSHDPEWPRTGGWSSPSPSEQVDLTLVGVPTSRTSLSPSNAHETPAAIREALRRYSSHIVAPGQAGTRGSEADLVLDEALRIVDAGDVVEPDTEAGEMTAAKRIVELSSRSELVVALGGDNALTVPAALGIAGFGTENDTLKTAGLITLDAHHDLRDGRSNGSPVRRLVEAGLDPRRIVQIGIADFANSRAYRQRARDWGITVIHRDELHERPLREIVAEALEVAGAAGGPIHVDLDVDVCDRSVAPGCPASIPGGIQAHELRTITRLLAQDARVRGIDLAEVDTTADTPDGRTVRLAALCVLEAAAGLAHRLGR comes from the coding sequence ATGAGCACCGATGCCCCAGCTTCCGCGTCCACCACTTCACCCGCCGCGCTATCGCACGATCCCGAGTGGCCGCGCACCGGAGGCTGGAGTTCGCCCTCACCGTCCGAACAGGTGGACCTCACCCTCGTTGGGGTGCCAACCTCTCGCACGTCCCTCTCCCCCAGCAACGCGCACGAGACGCCGGCCGCCATTCGCGAAGCTCTCCGCCGGTACTCAAGCCACATCGTCGCGCCGGGCCAGGCTGGCACCCGCGGCAGCGAGGCCGATCTTGTGCTCGACGAGGCACTCCGCATCGTCGATGCCGGTGATGTTGTAGAACCGGATACTGAAGCGGGCGAAATGACGGCTGCCAAGAGGATCGTTGAGCTTTCGAGTCGATCCGAGCTCGTCGTGGCACTCGGCGGCGACAACGCCCTCACCGTGCCCGCAGCACTCGGCATTGCGGGCTTCGGCACGGAGAACGACACACTCAAGACCGCGGGCCTCATCACCCTCGACGCACACCACGACCTACGCGATGGCCGCAGTAACGGCTCACCTGTGCGCAGGCTCGTTGAGGCCGGGCTCGATCCCCGCCGCATCGTGCAAATCGGGATCGCGGACTTCGCAAACTCCCGCGCCTACCGCCAGCGCGCCCGCGACTGGGGCATCACGGTCATCCACCGCGATGAACTCCACGAGCGACCGCTGCGCGAGATCGTGGCCGAGGCCCTCGAAGTCGCGGGTGCTGCGGGCGGCCCGATCCACGTTGATCTTGATGTAGATGTCTGTGACCGTTCAGTCGCCCCCGGCTGTCCGGCCTCGATCCCGGGCGGAATCCAAGCGCACGAACTGCGCACGATAACCCGCCTACTCGCACAGGATGCCCGTGTGCGAGGCATCGACCTCGCCGAGGTTGATACGACCGCCGACACCCCTGACGGTCGCACTGTACGACTCGCTGCGCTCTGTGTTCTCGAGGCCGCAGCTGGCCTCGCCCACCGGCTCGGCCGCTAG